TTGGTAGTTTTCCCCAAATTATCAAGACTGTGCGTAATGGCTGGCAAAAAGACAATTTACCCTGGTTATTAGCAACAGAAACCACAGACATTTCTGACTTGGGTAGCTCGATCAAAGATTGGTTTATAGAAGAATTTAGTTCCTTAGAGGATGTCGAGTCACAGCTGACAAATCTGAATAATGATGATTGGCAATGGGAAGATTCACAAACCTATGAATTACTCCATCCTTAAAACAAAGTCGAAACAGGCAACCTTTACCAAGCAATTCCAGATTACTTGGCTAGAGAGTTTCTCAAAAACCCAAAAGTTTCCTTTGGTGTTGATGAGCAATATCAAGTGACATTTTACCGAGTGGTCAGCCTCCACGGTGCTGAATTGATGTCATGGCCTCCCAGTCAAGTTACGGTAACAACAGGAAAGGAAACAACAGAAACAGCATACATCTCATTTGTCCTTGAGTTTGTTTTGCAAACAGTTCCCTGGCGCGAAAAACCTATTGTTTATCATCATTTATCAATTCGACGTTGGCTGACAAAACCTTTGAATTATGTACCTTATCCAGGCGTGAAAGCTCATATTGGTGATAACCGCCGGTGGTTAGATGGACAACGCCAACCCTTTTGCTTTATTCCACTGACGATGAACCGTTATGGAAAGGAAGTGAAATGGCCTCAAGCCATCAGCAATCTTTTTTCTCTCAATGACTCTCAACTTCCTGACGCAAATAACTTTGTTTCTAACCCAAATCACAACTGGTCAGGTGTCAACACAATTCCTAATGGTATCCAAGCTGCGATCGCCTACACTTCTAAATTAGGGGAACCACCCTGCTTTGCTGGTGTCAGTCCACAAGATTTAGCCAGTTTAGATCGAGCTATTGAAGCACGTCTCCCTGTTCAAAGAGTTGGTAACGCTGAGAGAGTGACAGGTAACGTTTTTATTTTCTGGCCTTTAGAAAAACCCAAACAGAAAATTGTTCCTCTGCTTGCTGACGAAGATAACCAATCTCCCAAACCTAAAAAAGCCAAAAAATCTGACAATCCAAATCATTCACACACCCCAATGCTGCGACCAAAATTAGCAGCACCAGCAGTATTTCGTAAAACTGAAAATCCTCTTCGCAACATACTTGTTTTGTGGGAAACTCCACAATGTCGTAATGCACTGATTGCTTAAATTTGCCAATTACTGTATTTATCACCCACAAAAGTAGAAAATATCTATCAGGGTTTCTACGGTTCTCTGTGTATTAAGACTCAGCACGTTGGCGACCTCACAGAAAACCTGGAAATTCAAAATTTCTCTGAAGCGAAGAAAACTTATCAACAGCAACGCCCTGCTTTATTAGTAGAGCGCATTAATCAAATTACCGCGTTTCTACCCCAAACTAAAGAACTCAGTGGGGCATTAATCGAAATTAGACGTAAACCTCCTATATCCGAGGCTGATCCCAAGCTTGCGTGGCGAATTGGGGCAATGAAAACAGGTTATCTCAATCAACACATTCACCGAATAACCACCCAAACTGATGTAGAGAAGCTGAAGAAATCTGGTTTGGAACCAGTGAAACGAGCAGTATCAGACTTACTAAGACAATTCGGAATTTTACCTGATACTGCTTTAATTGATTCCAAAAAAGATGGTATTGATCCTGATGTCTGGTTAACATGCTTTTATGTCCTACGCCGCACCCGCAAAACAAATGCTGAAAACATTCCTAAAACTGTTGTTTTGACGATCAGAGTTAATCCAATCACAGCAAAAGTAGAGTTAACAACCCCTGATTTATTTAATAAACAAGGTTGGGTCTCATATCCTGTCGGACTCGGACACCTGTCAGATGAAGACTGGAATCCAAACTCTTTTGATGAAAGCAATGAAGAAGTTGATGATGCACAAAAGCGCCACGAGCAAACACAAGAACAACGGTTAATAAATAAATTTGTTGCTGAATGTTTACATGAGTGCTTAAATACTCCAATTACTGATAAAAACCCCCCACGTGTGCTGTTTATGGCAGAAGCACAAAATTCCCGCAAAATGCTCAACTGGCTACAAAATCAAAATCTACTAACTAATGACCCACTAGAAACGTTGAAACAGCATCTTTCACAAGAACAAATCAATCGTCTGTGGGTTGTGCGCTTACGAGTTGCAGATAATGGTGAAGTACCAGTTGCGATTGTTAAAGATTCTCCTGGTAGTCGAACCAGTGGTGTTTACCGATGGCAGGGTGTGTGTGATGATGGAGAGCGATCGCTCTACCTAAGCGTTAGAAAGCCTTTAAACACCGAACAAGGTACAAAAATACTACAACAGAAGCAGTCTCGCCTTGATAGTGGTAGTAGGCAAGCAGGAAAAGCCAGAATATTAGAAATAGTCCTTATTCACCATCCAGAAATTCCAGGTGACAAGCTAGCCCGCTTTGTTCATTCTCTCAGGAGTCGCTGGCCTTATTTTGCAAATGACGTTGTTCTACCATTGCCTTTTCCCTTTGCAATTAAGGCTAAAGAGTATGCTGTCAGTACTAAAGATCCTGTGGAATCCTCGGAGACTGACGACTCTAATCTTTAACAACAAAGCTACCCTTAAAATTTTGCAACGATCTAAATCCTTGGCTGTTAACTGCAAAGATTGGTAAGAATAGGAATAGGCAGAAAGTTTTCCTAAAAAACAGTTTTTCAATATGAGCAATACCAGTAATTTTCGTGAAGCTATCCGTGAGGCTAAATCTCACGCCCTCGTTGGCCCAAACGTGATAGCCAATGCCCTGCCCTACGTCGGTGGTGGATTGGTGCTAACGGCATTAGGAACCTACGGCGGTTTGGGAGTTATCCGCACTAACCCCGGAATATTCTTTCCCACCTTCATAGGTGCGGTGATTTTGGAGTTAATTTTGTTCTTTGTTGCCCAAAATGTTGCCCAAAAAGGTAACAAGGGTCTTGCCCTACCCCTGTTGGCAACATACAGCCTCTTATCTGGATATACTCTCAGTGGCTTGGTATTTGTCGCTTTGAGATCCCAAGGTGTTGGTATTCAAGGCATTGGTTTAGCTGCCCTTGGTTGTGGCGTTACTTTTATTTTCGCCCGTCAAATTGGTTCAAATCTCTCTGAACAAGATGGGATGGCTTTGACGAAAACCATCAATCTTGGCGTTATCGCCTTGGTGGTTGTGTGCCTTGCCCAATTTGGGTTTGCCATGTTTGGTGTTTACACCCCAAATTGGTTAGAAATTGCCATCTCCGGTTTAGGGGTATTTCTGTTTGTTGGGGTTTCTGTTGTCGATTTCTACATCTTACCCCGCACTTACAGCGATGACCAATATCTTCCTGCTGCTTTGTCGATGTACTTAACCTACATCAACTTGTTTGTCTTTATCTTACGGTTGCTAATTGCCATAAATGGCCGCGATTAATTGTCTGTAGACACTCACAGAAGTAACCTTTTATAAAGCAAAAACCGTGGTTGAATTTTTAGCACCCACGGTTTTTTATCGTTTTCATAGTAGAATATATAGATAAGTTCAGCCTCAAGAGAGCAAAACTATGCTAGAACTCTTAAATATCAAAATCGAAGTAGAAAGGTTATCTAATATCTTGACCAAGGCTGAGGATTGTCTTTGACCTCCAATATTTGACTGCAAGAATTCAATATTTAGATAGAGTAATTGCTCAATCAGGTTTTTGGAATAATCCAATCCGTGCTTATGAAGTACTTCAAGAAATTGAATACTCCATATTCTACAAGCATCAGAAATATCAGCGCTGGTATTCGATTCTAGAAGATATCAAGGCTGCGTTGGAATTGTTGGAATTATCAGCCGATGAGCAATTGTGGCAAGAGGTGCAAGCTAACCTTACCCAACTCCAACAAGAACTCGAAACAGCAGAAATACGACAATTGTTGTCTGAACCCCACGACAAAAAAGGTGCATTTTTAACTATTACTGCTGAGGTTGGTGGCGTAGATGCTGAAGATTGGGCATATATGTTATTGCGGCTGTACCACAGTTGGGTAGTTAGTCACAATTACTTAGTGGATATAGTCGAAGAATCTTATGGAGATGAGGCTGGCATTAAATCTGTAACCTTAGAAATTATAGGTCACTACGCCTATGGTCTCCTTAAATCAGAACAAGGAACCCATCGCGTACTAAGAGTTTCTCCCTTTAGCAGCAACAGCAAACGGCATACTTGCCTAGCCAGTGTAGAAGTCAATCCTATTTTAGATGAGTCTATTGATTTTGAGATTCCAGAGAAGGATTTGGAAATTACTTTTTATCGTCATCGGGGGAATGTCAACCGCACAGAAATATGGGTAAAGATGGTTCACATTCCTACTGGGATTAGTGTATCTTGTAACCAAGAGCGTAGCCAGATGCAAAACAAAGAGAAAGCCTTAGCTATTCTCAAGAGTAAACTGTTTGCGATGCCTACGGCTGGCTACGCCTACGCACTAGCCCAAGGTGTCCAGCTTGACAAAATTCAACCCCGACAGATAAAGTCTCTATCCAACAAGCTCATCCGTGAATATATCTTGCATCCTGACACCAAGGTAAAAGATTTACGCACCAATGTCGAAACACCTGCTGCGACAGAGGTATTAGACGGTAAAATTGATTTTTTTATCAAAGCCTATCTGCAACAGCTAAATCACGCTACTTCACTGAGTAAAGAAGCACTTGATAATTTCAAGTAACTTTTGTAACTAGTGCAGAAAAAATTTGCCCAATTAGAGCTAAAATCAAGAAACACAAGTAGAATAAAGAGCAATTTTTTAGTCCAAAGCGCTCTATCTATCATTCAGCAAGCATTATGGATGTCCTAGAACTCAAACGCGAAATCGAAACGTTGTCTAGCCGCCTGGGTAAAACCCGGGACTATCTTTGACGTACCTGCACTGACAGCCAAAATTCAAGACCTCGAAAAAATATCAGCGCAGCCAGAATTTTGGAATGACCAAACCCAAGCCCAAGAAACTCTACAAGAACTCAACGACCTGAAAGCCCACCTCCAGCAATACGATCGCTGGCACGCCAATTTAGAAGATACTAGGGCAGTTGTTGAATTATTGGAATTAGAAACCGATGAGGCACTACTCCAAGAAGCCGAATCTACCATCACTAAACTGAATCGTGACCTTGACCAGTGGGAGTTACAACAGTTACTTTCTGGCCCCTATGATGCTGAAGGTGCTGTACTGACAATTAGTGCTGGCGCTGGTGGCACAGATGCTCAAGACTGGGCATTTATGCTGATGCGGATGTACACCCGTTGGGGCGAAGCTCACGGCTATAAGGTAACTTTAGCGGAAGAGTCGGAAGGTGATGAAGCCGGAATTAAATCGGCAA
This Nostoc sp. KVJ3 DNA region includes the following protein-coding sequences:
- a CDS encoding RNaseH domain-containing protein — encoded protein: MYQGFYGSLCIKTQHVGDLTENLEIQNFSEAKKTYQQQRPALLVERINQITAFLPQTKELSGALIEIRRKPPISEADPKLAWRIGAMKTGYLNQHIHRITTQTDVEKLKKSGLEPVKRAVSDLLRQFGILPDTALIDSKKDGIDPDVWLTCFYVLRRTRKTNAENIPKTVVLTIRVNPITAKVELTTPDLFNKQGWVSYPVGLGHLSDEDWNPNSFDESNEEVDDAQKRHEQTQEQRLINKFVAECLHECLNTPITDKNPPRVLFMAEAQNSRKMLNWLQNQNLLTNDPLETLKQHLSQEQINRLWVVRLRVADNGEVPVAIVKDSPGSRTSGVYRWQGVCDDGERSLYLSVRKPLNTEQGTKILQQKQSRLDSGSRQAGKARILEIVLIHHPEIPGDKLARFVHSLRSRWPYFANDVVLPLPFPFAIKAKEYAVSTKDPVESSETDDSNL
- a CDS encoding Bax inhibitor-1 family protein, with amino-acid sequence MSNTSNFREAIREAKSHALVGPNVIANALPYVGGGLVLTALGTYGGLGVIRTNPGIFFPTFIGAVILELILFFVAQNVAQKGNKGLALPLLATYSLLSGYTLSGLVFVALRSQGVGIQGIGLAALGCGVTFIFARQIGSNLSEQDGMALTKTINLGVIALVVVCLAQFGFAMFGVYTPNWLEIAISGLGVFLFVGVSVVDFYILPRTYSDDQYLPAALSMYLTYINLFVFILRLLIAINGRD
- a CDS encoding PCRF domain-containing protein (programmed frameshift); its protein translation is MLELLNIKIEVERLSNILTKAEDCLDLQYLTARIQYLDRVIAQSGFWNNPIRAYEVLQEIEYSIFYKHQKYQRWYSILEDIKAALELLELSADEQLWQEVQANLTQLQQELETAEIRQLLSEPHDKKGAFLTITAEVGGVDAEDWAYMLLRLYHSWVVSHNYLVDIVEESYGDEAGIKSVTLEIIGHYAYGLLKSEQGTHRVLRVSPFSSNSKRHTCLASVEVNPILDESIDFEIPEKDLEITFYRHRGNVNRTEIWVKMVHIPTGISVSCNQERSQMQNKEKALAILKSKLFAMPTAGYAYALAQGVQLDKIQPRQIKSLSNKLIREYILHPDTKVKDLRTNVETPAATEVLDGKIDFFIKAYLQQLNHATSLSKEALDNFK